From Coriobacteriaceae bacterium, a single genomic window includes:
- the htpG gene encoding molecular chaperone HtpG, whose protein sequence is MRQFKTESKKLLDLMINSIYTNKEIFLRELISNASDAVDKLNFKSLQDPSVKIDQGDLAIRVSFDKDARTITISDNGIGMTAEELERNLGTIAHSGSEEFKTENAEQQGSDVDIIGQFGVGFYSAFMVASHVKVVSRAYGEDVAHVWESDGLEGYTIEDGERAEHGTDVILTLRENEKLDADGEAETYDRFLTEWGLKSLIQQYSNYVRYPIQMMVSKSRQKPKPEDAGDDYKPEYEDYQELETVNSMTPIWKKHSSDVEQKDYDEFYKSTFHDFDDPARTISFHAEGTLEYDALLFVPGRAPFDLYSKDYEKGLALYSSNVLIMEKCDDLLPDYYNFVRGVVDSADVSLNISRETLQQNRQLKAIAKRVEKKITADLEDMRDNDREVYEKFFENFGRGLKYGIYSSYGMKADELADLLLFWSAKEQKMITLAEYAKGMPEDQKAIYYAAGDSRERLAKMPVVKGVLDRGYDVLLLTQDVDEFTFQAMREYVAADMPKIYEDDAAREAAEKAVADGAEPEVEDRHLELKNVATGDLDLATEDEKKEAEDATKENEDLFSAMKEALGDKVEKVAVSARLTDAPACITTEGPLSLEMEKVLQKGPEGAPDGMPKSQRVLELNAKHPVFDKLVAAQKAGDADKIKQYSGLLYDQALLVEGILPEDPVAFAAAVCNLM, encoded by the coding sequence ATGCGTCAATTTAAGACCGAGAGCAAAAAACTGCTCGACCTCATGATCAACTCCATCTACACCAATAAAGAAATCTTCCTGCGCGAGCTTATCTCTAACGCGAGCGACGCCGTCGACAAGCTCAACTTTAAGAGCCTGCAGGACCCGAGCGTCAAGATCGACCAGGGCGACCTGGCCATTCGCGTCTCCTTTGATAAAGACGCCCGCACCATTACCATCTCGGATAACGGCATTGGCATGACCGCCGAGGAGCTGGAGCGCAATCTGGGCACCATCGCCCATTCCGGCTCCGAGGAGTTTAAGACCGAGAACGCCGAGCAGCAGGGCTCCGATGTCGACATCATCGGTCAGTTTGGCGTGGGCTTCTACTCGGCTTTTATGGTCGCCAGCCATGTGAAGGTCGTCAGCCGCGCCTACGGCGAGGATGTCGCCCATGTGTGGGAATCCGACGGTCTTGAGGGCTACACCATCGAGGACGGCGAGCGCGCCGAGCACGGTACCGATGTCATCCTGACGCTGCGCGAGAACGAGAAGCTCGATGCCGACGGCGAGGCCGAGACCTACGATCGCTTCCTGACCGAGTGGGGTCTCAAGAGCCTGATTCAGCAGTACAGTAACTATGTGCGTTACCCGATCCAGATGATGGTGTCCAAGAGCCGCCAGAAACCCAAGCCCGAGGACGCCGGCGACGATTACAAGCCCGAGTACGAGGACTACCAGGAGCTCGAGACCGTCAATTCCATGACACCGATCTGGAAGAAGCACAGCTCCGATGTCGAGCAGAAGGACTACGACGAGTTCTACAAGTCCACGTTCCACGACTTTGACGATCCTGCGCGCACCATCAGCTTCCACGCCGAGGGCACGCTCGAGTATGACGCCCTGTTGTTTGTGCCGGGACGCGCGCCGTTCGATCTGTACAGCAAGGACTACGAGAAGGGTCTGGCGCTCTACAGCTCCAACGTCCTGATCATGGAGAAGTGCGACGACCTGCTGCCCGACTACTACAACTTTGTCCGCGGCGTCGTGGATTCCGCCGACGTGTCGCTCAACATCTCGCGCGAGACGCTGCAGCAGAACCGTCAGCTCAAGGCCATCGCCAAGCGTGTGGAAAAGAAGATTACCGCCGACCTTGAGGATATGCGTGACAACGACCGTGAGGTCTACGAGAAGTTCTTTGAGAACTTTGGCCGCGGTCTTAAGTACGGCATCTACTCGAGCTATGGCATGAAGGCCGATGAGCTCGCCGACCTGTTGCTGTTCTGGTCTGCCAAGGAACAGAAGATGATTACCCTGGCCGAGTATGCCAAGGGCATGCCTGAGGATCAGAAGGCCATCTACTACGCCGCCGGCGACTCGCGTGAGCGCTTGGCCAAGATGCCCGTGGTAAAGGGCGTGCTCGACCGCGGCTATGACGTGCTGCTGCTGACGCAGGATGTGGATGAGTTCACGTTCCAGGCTATGCGTGAGTACGTTGCCGCCGATATGCCCAAGATCTACGAGGACGATGCTGCCCGCGAGGCTGCCGAGAAGGCTGTGGCCGACGGTGCCGAGCCCGAGGTCGAGGATCGTCATCTAGAGCTCAAGAACGTTGCGACCGGTGATCTTGACCTGGCGACCGAGGACGAGAAGAAGGAGGCCGAGGACGCCACCAAGGAGAACGAGGACCTCTTTAGCGCTATGAAGGAGGCGCTCGGTGACAAGGTCGAGAAAGTCGCCGTCTCCGCGCGCCTGACCGATGCCCCCGCTTGTATCACCACCGAGGGCCCACTTTCGCTCGAGATGGAGAAGGTGCTCCAGAAGGGACCCGAGGGCGCGCCCGACGGCATGCCCAAGAGCCAACGCGTGCTCGAGCTCAACGCCAAGCACCCGGTCTTTGACAAGCTTGTCGCTGCCCAGAAGGCAGGCGACGCCGACAAGATCAAGCAGTACTCCGGTCTGCTCTATGACCAGGCTCTGCTGGTCGAGGGCATCCTCCCCGAGGACCCCGTAGCCTTCGCGGCGGCTGTTTGCAACTTGATGTAG
- a CDS encoding YhgE/Pip domain-containing protein, which translates to MVVDSTIRFNDRMDGPSVSLGSKLSNAKVSFAIFKRDIKRLLVNPVALVVTLGVCVIPSLYAWYNIVANWDPYGNTQGIKIAIANNDRGTQNDLVGELNAGDQVVDQLKENDQLGWTFVDSAADAKEGVESGEYYAAIVVPKNFSDNLVSMLDGNYHQPKLTYYVNEKKSAIAPKVTDTGANTIEEQINSEFVSTVGETVASIAKDAGVDLKDKATQTQDSLAGSVSEASDTLGEVRDSIGDMNAAIDKTSGSIASADAALAGLQGQAPSLTQAISQGNDLLGEARATAGNSVASLSKALSEGSLALTKTSASANAAIGKLTGTVASTTTRIDNSLESLQATIDHNKAVIGHLEILVNDTSTGSKEIDARIVSIIDLLREQNEKLQSIKDGLSAQSSAMANDAAAVSGASDAINNAIQTGATNLGQAQTDLGQNALPKASSALDSFAAVSGDLTGIVSGMTPTLANARGTLAQLSATLGQAKTTLSQTDSSLAKVQDKLATAANDIAALQISESMGELADLMGVDVNDVADFMASPVELTSKSIYPVKSFGSGIAPFYTNLALWVGGYVLIAIYKLEVDREGIGSFTARQGYFGRWLLLVILGALQAIIVTVGDLVIGVQCVSPLLFVLGGIAISFTYVNIIYALSTTFKHIGKAIGVILVIVQIPGSSGMYPIEMMPGFFQWLHPLLPFTYGINLLRETVGGMYSFNYLFNLCILGVFLIVALFIGLQLRPLLLNLNLLFDKQLSTTGMMICESNDLPRQRYSLRTAMRVMLDSDSYRRELLDHAVAFEHRYPYYIKGGFAAVVGVQVLLFVLSTVLDIDNNGKIILLVIWIISVIAICGWLINIEYIRASLNTQMRISALSDEDLRREMREHTAAIPAARHMFGLNASERGAKGGDQSTGRLPHIGSHHKSQGSDSTATNDGDTTALGKHSKGGEA; encoded by the coding sequence ATGGTTGTCGATAGTACGATTCGATTCAACGACAGGATGGATGGTCCAAGCGTGAGTCTCGGCAGCAAACTATCCAACGCAAAGGTATCCTTTGCGATCTTTAAGCGTGACATCAAGCGATTGCTCGTGAACCCCGTCGCCTTGGTGGTTACCCTTGGCGTGTGTGTTATTCCCTCGCTGTATGCCTGGTACAACATCGTGGCCAACTGGGATCCGTACGGAAACACCCAGGGCATCAAGATTGCCATCGCCAACAACGATCGGGGCACCCAAAACGACCTGGTGGGTGAGCTCAACGCGGGCGATCAGGTCGTCGATCAGCTCAAGGAGAACGATCAACTGGGCTGGACCTTCGTCGATTCTGCGGCCGATGCCAAAGAGGGCGTCGAGAGCGGTGAGTACTATGCGGCCATCGTAGTCCCCAAGAACTTCTCGGATAACCTGGTTTCGATGCTCGACGGCAACTACCATCAGCCCAAGCTTACGTACTACGTCAATGAGAAGAAGAGCGCTATTGCGCCCAAGGTTACCGACACCGGTGCAAACACCATCGAGGAGCAGATCAACTCGGAATTTGTCTCCACGGTGGGCGAGACCGTTGCCAGTATTGCCAAGGATGCCGGAGTCGATTTAAAGGACAAGGCAACCCAGACTCAGGATTCGTTGGCCGGTTCGGTATCAGAGGCTTCCGATACGTTGGGCGAAGTGCGTGATTCGATTGGCGACATGAATGCCGCCATCGATAAGACGAGTGGTTCCATTGCCTCGGCAGATGCGGCACTTGCCGGTCTGCAGGGTCAGGCGCCGTCGCTGACGCAGGCGATCTCCCAGGGCAATGACCTGCTGGGCGAGGCTCGCGCCACGGCGGGCAACTCTGTCGCCTCGCTCTCCAAGGCGCTCTCGGAAGGCAGCCTTGCGCTCACCAAGACGTCAGCCTCCGCAAACGCTGCGATTGGCAAGCTGACGGGCACGGTCGCATCTACGACTACCCGTATCGACAACTCGCTTGAGTCTCTCCAAGCGACGATCGACCACAATAAGGCCGTTATCGGGCACTTGGAAATTCTCGTCAATGACACGTCGACAGGTTCCAAGGAAATTGACGCGCGCATTGTATCGATCATCGATTTGCTCCGCGAGCAGAATGAAAAGCTTCAGAGCATCAAGGACGGTCTGTCTGCGCAGTCGAGCGCCATGGCGAATGACGCCGCGGCTGTCTCGGGTGCCAGCGACGCTATCAATAACGCAATTCAGACCGGTGCGACCAACCTTGGCCAGGCCCAGACGGACCTGGGTCAAAACGCGCTGCCGAAGGCCTCGAGCGCGCTCGACTCTTTTGCTGCCGTTTCGGGCGACCTGACCGGTATCGTCTCGGGTATGACACCTACACTTGCAAATGCGCGCGGCACGTTGGCGCAGCTTAGCGCTACGCTCGGCCAGGCCAAGACCACGCTGTCCCAGACCGATTCCTCGCTTGCCAAGGTCCAGGACAAGCTTGCAACCGCCGCCAATGACATCGCGGCGCTGCAGATCTCCGAGTCCATGGGCGAGCTGGCCGATCTGATGGGCGTCGATGTCAATGACGTGGCAGATTTCATGGCGTCTCCGGTTGAGTTGACGTCCAAGTCAATCTATCCGGTCAAGAGCTTTGGCTCGGGCATCGCTCCCTTCTACACCAATCTGGCGCTTTGGGTGGGCGGCTATGTGCTCATCGCCATCTACAAGCTCGAGGTCGACCGCGAAGGCATCGGCAGCTTTACCGCGCGTCAGGGCTACTTTGGCCGCTGGTTGCTGCTGGTGATCCTGGGCGCGTTGCAGGCCATCATCGTTACGGTAGGCGATCTGGTGATCGGCGTGCAGTGCGTCAGCCCGCTGCTGTTCGTGCTGGGCGGCATCGCCATCTCGTTCACCTACGTCAATATCATCTATGCGCTGTCCACCACGTTTAAGCATATCGGCAAGGCTATCGGCGTCATTCTGGTTATCGTGCAGATCCCGGGTTCGTCGGGCATGTACCCCATCGAGATGATGCCAGGCTTCTTCCAGTGGTTGCACCCGCTGCTGCCCTTTACCTACGGCATCAATCTGCTGCGCGAGACGGTCGGCGGCATGTACTCGTTCAACTACCTGTTTAACCTGTGCATTCTGGGCGTGTTCTTGATCGTGGCGCTCTTTATCGGTCTGCAGCTGCGTCCGCTGCTGCTCAACCTTAACCTGCTCTTTGATAAACAGCTTTCCACGACCGGTATGATGATTTGCGAGTCCAACGACCTGCCGCGCCAGCGCTACTCGCTGCGCACGGCCATGCGTGTCATGCTCGATTCCGATTCGTACCGTCGCGAACTGCTCGATCATGCGGTCGCCTTTGAACATCGCTACCCGTACTACATCAAGGGCGGTTTTGCCGCCGTGGTGGGCGTTCAGGTCCTGCTCTTTGTCCTGTCGACGGTTCTCGATATCGACAATAACGGCAAGATCATCCTGCTTGTCATTTGGATCATCTCGGTTATTGCCATCTGCGGCTGGCTTATCAATATCGAATATATCCGCGCGAGCCTCAATACCCAGATGCGCATCTCGGCGCTTTCGGATGAGGACCTGCGTCGCGAGATGCGCGAGCACACGGCCGCCATTCCTGCCGCCCGCCACATGTTTGGCCTCAACGCCAGCGAGCGTGGTGCCAAGGGCGGCGATCAGTCCACGGGCCGCTTGCCGCATATCGGCTCGCACCATAAATCTCAGGGCAGCGACAGCACAGCCACAAATGATGGAGATACCACCGCGCTTGGCAAGCACTCCAAAGGAGGTGAGGCATAA
- a CDS encoding YhgE/Pip domain-containing protein codes for MKNILHLFRRDVQNVSRSVIGLIVVMGLIIVPCLYAWFNIAGSWDPYGNTGNLKIAVVNTDEGYESDLIPVEVNVGENVTATLRGNESFDWVVLNDREKAIEGVKSGAYYAAVVIPKTFSADMMTLFSTEVKHADIEFYENQKANAIAQIVTEKGSSAVQSQVNETFTKTITTIGLKTVSSLLDYMSTDQVSNFIANLSSTLGDSVEDLLDVQASATSLAGILSSTSDSLTSAGGMLKQTGTVDESTKQLMEHAKSGINDSKEALKAANDAVDAAIDGSAGSFDNVSAELAKAFDAANQHVDLTVSQLNEAAAALNTRADDIDAMADQLRNLADQVSDDKLKDGLESAATSLGRIAVEYRNNAKDLTATAKSLSDGMAEVNNSRAEVDQAIADAKAGISGAKSDYDSTFSVKAKELKKTISGVLDSLNGISGDLDSAVSGLTDASGSLAKGLSKAAGLVNKASDQLGEASDKISAFKDELDGALMSGDLATIKTMIGNDPEGLAVSLSGPVALDRKPVYPIRNYGSAMAPFYTILSLWVGSIVLAAMMKVSVDDELINELIPVRLHEIYLGRYLFFGGLALLQATLVCAGDILFFGIQCDNPLQFVLAGWVASLVFSNIVYTLTVSFGDIGKALAVVLLVMQVGGSGGTFPIEMTGPVFQAIYPFLPFTHGINAMHAAMAGAYHMEYWVELGILASYLIPSLALGVVFRRPVIKANDWIIEKLESTKLI; via the coding sequence ATGAAGAACATCCTGCATCTGTTTAGGCGCGATGTCCAAAACGTGTCTCGCTCCGTGATCGGCTTGATTGTCGTGATGGGCCTCATTATCGTGCCGTGTCTGTACGCGTGGTTTAACATCGCCGGCAGCTGGGATCCGTACGGCAACACCGGCAATCTTAAGATCGCCGTGGTCAACACCGATGAGGGTTACGAGAGCGATCTGATTCCCGTCGAGGTTAACGTGGGCGAAAACGTGACCGCCACCCTACGCGGCAACGAGAGCTTCGATTGGGTTGTGCTTAACGATCGCGAAAAGGCTATCGAGGGCGTTAAGTCGGGCGCGTACTATGCTGCCGTCGTTATCCCCAAAACGTTTAGCGCTGACATGATGACGCTTTTCTCGACCGAGGTGAAGCACGCCGATATCGAGTTCTATGAGAACCAGAAGGCCAACGCCATCGCACAGATCGTGACTGAAAAGGGTTCGAGCGCCGTCCAGAGTCAGGTCAACGAGACCTTTACCAAGACCATCACGACCATCGGCCTTAAGACCGTGTCCAGCCTGCTCGACTATATGAGTACCGACCAGGTGAGCAACTTTATCGCCAATCTGTCCTCGACGCTGGGCGATTCGGTCGAGGACCTGCTGGACGTTCAGGCGAGTGCGACGTCGCTCGCGGGCATTTTGAGCTCCACGTCCGATTCACTGACATCGGCGGGCGGCATGCTCAAGCAGACGGGCACCGTTGATGAGTCGACGAAGCAGCTGATGGAGCACGCCAAGAGCGGCATCAATGATTCCAAGGAAGCGCTCAAGGCCGCCAACGATGCCGTTGACGCAGCGATTGACGGAAGCGCGGGCTCGTTCGACAACGTGTCCGCCGAGCTTGCGAAGGCATTCGATGCCGCGAATCAGCATGTTGACCTTACGGTGTCTCAGCTCAACGAAGCCGCAGCGGCGCTCAATACGCGTGCTGACGATATCGATGCGATGGCCGATCAGCTCCGCAACCTTGCCGACCAGGTGAGTGATGACAAGCTCAAAGACGGTCTCGAGTCCGCTGCGACGTCGCTGGGCAGAATTGCCGTGGAGTACCGCAACAATGCGAAGGACCTGACGGCGACCGCAAAGTCCCTTTCGGACGGCATGGCGGAGGTCAACAACTCGCGTGCCGAGGTCGACCAGGCCATCGCCGATGCCAAGGCGGGTATCTCGGGAGCCAAGTCCGACTACGATTCCACGTTCTCGGTTAAGGCCAAGGAGCTCAAGAAGACCATTTCGGGCGTTCTGGATTCCCTGAACGGTATCTCGGGTGACTTGGATAGCGCCGTGAGCGGTCTGACCGACGCCTCTGGTTCGCTCGCGAAGGGTCTCTCCAAGGCTGCAGGGCTCGTCAACAAGGCTTCTGACCAGCTGGGTGAGGCATCGGACAAGATCAGCGCGTTCAAGGACGAGCTCGACGGCGCCCTGATGTCGGGTGACCTGGCGACGATCAAGACGATGATCGGCAACGACCCCGAGGGTTTGGCCGTGTCGCTTTCCGGTCCCGTCGCGCTCGATCGTAAGCCGGTCTATCCAATCCGCAATTACGGTTCGGCCATGGCGCCGTTCTATACGATCCTGTCGCTGTGGGTGGGCTCGATCGTGCTGGCAGCCATGATGAAGGTCTCGGTTGACGACGAACTCATCAACGAGCTGATCCCCGTGCGCCTGCACGAGATCTACCTGGGCCGCTACCTGTTCTTTGGAGGTCTGGCCCTGCTGCAGGCGACACTCGTGTGCGCGGGCGACATCCTGTTCTTTGGCATCCAATGCGACAACCCGCTGCAGTTTGTACTTGCCGGCTGGGTCGCGAGTCTCGTGTTCTCCAATATCGTCTACACGCTCACCGTGTCGTTTGGTGATATCGGTAAGGCGCTCGCCGTCGTGCTGTTGGTTATGCAGGTCGGCGGTTCGGGCGGTACGTTCCCCATCGAGATGACCGGCCCTGTGTTCCAGGCGATCTATCCGTTCCTGCCGTTCACCCACGGCATCAACGCCATGCATGCCGCCATGGCTGGCGCCTACCATATGGAGTACTGGGTTGAACTTGGCATTCTGGCGAGCTATCTGATTCCGTCGCTGGCACTGGGCGTCGTCTTCCGCCGCCCGGTCATCAAAGCCAACGACTGGATTATCGAAAAGCTGGAGTCAACAAAGCTTATTTAG
- a CDS encoding DMT family transporter produces the protein MAQYAANEIENLPDSPVAREDLGAGGIPRGAGARSPLFWKVLLLSVAVIWGYSFTTMKDALGTIPVFALLYVRFLPAALVMFAVFHKRIIAHLNARNLIVGLSMGVLMWAAYALQTVGLAHTTAGKNAFLTGTYCILVPFASYFLSGEKLTRYNLGAALLCLAGIGLVALDSVEFNIGDVITLAGAAFFAIQMAVTAEYGRKMDINVITFWMFVGNGVLSLATSLLFETQAPLSVWTPSFIGAMAFLSVGCTCAALLIQNVGLAHVPASTGSLLLSMESPSGVLFSVLLMGEALTSRLLAGFVLIFLSIILSETHFDFLRRKPRPQL, from the coding sequence ATGGCCCAATACGCTGCCAACGAAATCGAAAACTTGCCCGATAGCCCAGTAGCCCGTGAGGATTTGGGCGCGGGCGGTATTCCCCGGGGCGCCGGCGCGCGCTCTCCGCTGTTCTGGAAGGTTCTGCTCCTTTCGGTGGCGGTCATCTGGGGCTACTCCTTTACCACTATGAAGGACGCACTCGGCACCATTCCGGTGTTCGCGCTGCTCTATGTACGTTTTCTGCCCGCAGCGTTGGTCATGTTTGCCGTCTTCCACAAGCGCATCATCGCGCACCTCAACGCTCGCAACCTGATCGTTGGCCTGAGTATGGGCGTGCTCATGTGGGCGGCCTATGCGTTGCAGACGGTCGGTCTGGCACATACTACGGCGGGCAAGAATGCTTTTTTGACGGGCACGTATTGCATCCTTGTACCGTTCGCGAGCTATTTCCTGAGCGGCGAAAAGCTCACGCGCTACAACTTGGGTGCCGCGCTGCTGTGCCTAGCGGGCATTGGCCTCGTCGCACTCGATAGCGTTGAATTCAACATTGGTGACGTCATTACGTTGGCGGGTGCGGCCTTTTTCGCCATCCAGATGGCGGTGACTGCCGAGTACGGTCGCAAAATGGACATCAACGTCATCACGTTTTGGATGTTTGTGGGCAACGGCGTGCTGAGCCTGGCAACGTCGCTGCTATTCGAGACCCAAGCGCCTCTGTCCGTGTGGACGCCGAGCTTTATCGGTGCGATGGCGTTTCTCTCGGTGGGCTGCACATGCGCGGCTCTGCTCATCCAAAACGTCGGCCTGGCGCATGTCCCGGCCTCGACGGGCTCGCTGCTCCTTTCGATGGAGTCGCCTTCGGGTGTGCTGTTCTCGGTGCTGCTGATGGGGGAGGCGCTCACCTCGCGCCTGCTCGCCGGCTTCGTGCTTATCTTCCTGTCGATTATCTTGAGCGAGACTCACTTCGATTTTTTGCGTCGAAAGCCGCGCCCGCAATTGTAA
- a CDS encoding M20 family metallopeptidase — MAPALSDLQPQSAPKATAAAQTAIGDGLVAEAQAFADELAAWRHDLHQMPELGNSLPQTSAYIQARLTEMDIPFATLVDGSCVVGLVGAGAAAAQGNGVCTDEQAGTVIMLRGDMDALPVAEESGEPFASTNGCMHACGHDMHATALLGAARMLKAREAELVDANATVKLLFQPGEETFEGARAAIADGLLQNPRPQVAFAMHVNSQSPLGLVLYGSPALSGVYGFRVTLQGKGGHGSSPEICIDPITAGVHVHLALQELISREVPAAKEVALTVGKFAGGQAANVIPDTCVLEGTLRGFDVELMEHLKTRIAEVVKGVATTYRTPATIETLSDVPPLVLDDDMTQASLGYVGAVLPKAAFLPLFHAMASEDFALISSEIPSAYFTVGAAVTDADEHFAQHHPKARFSDAELPLGAAAYTAVALGYIADHR; from the coding sequence ATGGCACCAGCTTTGTCCGATCTTCAACCGCAATCAGCGCCCAAGGCCACCGCAGCGGCGCAGACCGCTATCGGTGACGGTCTTGTTGCAGAAGCTCAGGCTTTTGCAGACGAGCTCGCTGCGTGGCGACACGATCTCCACCAGATGCCCGAGCTGGGTAATAGCCTCCCACAGACCTCTGCGTATATCCAAGCGCGCCTGACCGAGATGGACATCCCATTTGCCACGCTCGTTGATGGTTCCTGCGTTGTGGGCCTTGTCGGCGCCGGTGCCGCCGCGGCCCAGGGCAATGGCGTCTGCACGGACGAACAGGCCGGTACGGTCATCATGCTGCGTGGCGACATGGATGCCTTGCCCGTTGCCGAGGAATCCGGCGAGCCCTTTGCATCCACCAACGGCTGCATGCACGCTTGCGGTCACGATATGCACGCGACGGCGCTGCTTGGTGCGGCTCGTATGCTCAAAGCGCGCGAGGCAGAGCTTGTTGATGCCAACGCCACGGTTAAGTTGCTGTTCCAGCCGGGCGAGGAAACCTTTGAGGGTGCCCGCGCCGCCATCGCCGACGGTCTGCTACAGAACCCGCGTCCTCAGGTCGCCTTTGCCATGCATGTCAATAGCCAGTCGCCGCTTGGCCTGGTGCTTTACGGCAGTCCGGCGCTCTCGGGCGTGTACGGTTTCCGCGTCACGCTGCAGGGCAAGGGCGGTCATGGCTCGAGCCCCGAGATCTGCATCGACCCCATTACGGCGGGTGTGCACGTGCATCTGGCACTTCAGGAGCTCATCTCCCGCGAGGTGCCGGCGGCCAAGGAGGTCGCGCTTACTGTGGGTAAGTTCGCCGGCGGCCAAGCGGCCAACGTCATTCCAGATACCTGCGTGCTCGAAGGTACGCTGCGCGGCTTCGACGTCGAGCTCATGGAGCACCTCAAGACCCGCATCGCGGAGGTCGTCAAAGGTGTTGCCACGACCTATCGCACGCCGGCGACTATCGAGACGCTCTCGGATGTTCCCCCGCTCGTACTCGATGACGACATGACCCAGGCGTCGCTTGGCTACGTGGGCGCGGTGCTGCCCAAGGCCGCCTTCCTGCCGCTGTTCCACGCCATGGCGAGCGAGGATTTCGCGCTGATCTCGAGCGAGATCCCGAGCGCGTACTTTACCGTGGGCGCTGCCGTGACTGATGCGGACGAGCATTTTGCTCAGCATCATCCCAAGGCACGTTTTAGCGATGCCGAGCTGCCACTTGGCGCCGCGGCTTACACGGCGGTCGCTTTGGGCTATATCGCCGACCACCGGTAG
- the hisS gene encoding histidine--tRNA ligase yields the protein MQAQKAEGTRDLIGAEMRAWQKMQQIAAGVFEPFGFKPIETPAIEQVDVFVHGIGQSTDVVRKEMFRVFSGANLERVFTEGTDTKLKPKQRLALRPEGTAGVVRAVVENNLVPQGSTPFKAYYAEAMFRGERPQKGRLRQFHQVGIEWLGAPDPAADAECIIMLMEFYKRLGFDLSKLRLLINSMGDAQCRPAYREQVKQFILDHADEMCDECRERAELNPLRAFDCKNDHCREIMSDAPLMGDNLCDECREHYERVKRYLDAAGIEYVEDPTLVRGLDYYTRTVFEVEAPGAGVGSIGGGGRYDGLVELEGGKPTAGVGFAVGFERALLALQAFGSDLGAEEVPCVYVANAGKELRQNVFTITQQLRAAGIVTEADYQGRSLKAQFKQADKVGAKLILVLGGDELAAGKVKVRDMQSHDEVLVDLANVVEAVRERL from the coding sequence ATGCAGGCACAGAAGGCGGAGGGAACCCGCGACCTTATCGGCGCCGAGATGCGCGCCTGGCAAAAGATGCAGCAGATTGCGGCCGGCGTGTTCGAGCCGTTTGGCTTTAAGCCCATCGAGACGCCCGCCATCGAGCAGGTGGACGTGTTTGTCCACGGTATCGGCCAGTCGACCGACGTCGTGCGCAAGGAGATGTTCCGCGTGTTTAGCGGCGCCAACCTGGAGCGCGTCTTTACCGAGGGTACCGACACCAAGCTCAAGCCCAAGCAGCGCCTGGCCCTTCGTCCCGAGGGCACAGCCGGTGTGGTGCGCGCCGTCGTGGAGAACAACCTGGTGCCCCAGGGCTCCACGCCGTTTAAGGCCTATTACGCCGAGGCCATGTTCCGCGGCGAGCGTCCTCAGAAGGGTCGCCTGCGCCAGTTCCACCAGGTGGGCATCGAGTGGCTCGGCGCTCCCGATCCGGCTGCCGACGCCGAGTGCATCATCATGCTCATGGAGTTCTACAAGCGCCTGGGCTTCGATCTTTCCAAGCTCCGTCTGCTTATTAACTCGATGGGCGATGCGCAGTGCCGTCCGGCATATCGCGAGCAGGTCAAGCAGTTTATCCTCGATCACGCCGACGAGATGTGCGACGAGTGCCGCGAGCGCGCCGAGCTCAACCCGCTGCGCGCCTTCGACTGCAAGAACGACCATTGCCGCGAGATCATGTCCGACGCACCGCTGATGGGCGACAACCTGTGCGACGAGTGCCGCGAGCACTACGAGCGGGTCAAGCGCTATTTGGATGCGGCGGGTATCGAGTATGTCGAGGATCCCACCTTGGTGCGTGGCCTGGACTACTACACCCGTACTGTCTTTGAGGTCGAGGCTCCCGGCGCCGGTGTCGGCTCCATCGGTGGTGGCGGTCGCTATGACGGCTTGGTCGAGCTCGAGGGCGGCAAGCCCACGGCAGGCGTCGGCTTTGCCGTCGGCTTTGAGCGCGCCCTGCTGGCCCTGCAGGCCTTTGGCAGCGACCTGGGTGCCGAGGAGGTCCCGTGCGTCTACGTCGCCAACGCCGGCAAGGAGCTGCGTCAGAACGTCTTTACCATTACGCAGCAGCTTCGCGCCGCAGGGATTGTGACCGAGGCCGACTATCAGGGCCGTTCCCTTAAGGCCCAGTTTAAGCAGGCCGACAAGGTGGGCGCTAAGCTCATCCTAGTCCTGGGTGGCGACGAGCTTGCCGCCGGCAAGGTCAAGGTGCGCGACATGCAGAGCCACGACGAGGTACTGGTCGATTTGGCCAACGTTGTCGAGGCGGTTCGCGAGCGCCTGTAG